Proteins from a single region of Haloterrigena alkaliphila:
- a CDS encoding DHH family phosphoesterase gives MTRESAGEPGADDGDSVVYDLAAECTAEDVEQDRPYLAEINGIVDYGVFVDLSDSVSGLVHESVLEGTYAVGDELVVELESVRDNGDMAFEPVDLEEYTVETVAHDYSLTGTDRLEPNIGDQIHLEGEVVQVKQTAGPTIFHVADEYGVVPCAAFEEAGVRAYPAVEVSDVVRVTGTPERREGSVQIEVDGLSNLEGDDADEARERLEEALESRAEPHDVEPLIDWPAFEKLRPNLQEVAKLLRRTVLEGRPIRVRHHADGDGMCAAVPVQIALQRFIADVHEDEDAPRHLIKRLPAKAPFYEMEDATRDLNFALEDREKHGQQLPLLLMLDNGSTAEDVPAYETLAHYDIPIAVVDHHHPDPDAVEDLLDAHVNPYLHEEDYRITTGMLCVELARMIYPDLGDELRHVPAVAGLSDRSKADAMDDYLELAAEEGYDEDRLQNLSEALDYAAFWLRYNSGDQLIQDLLQIDSDDEARHRELVEFLADRARADVDEQLDAAIPHLEHEDLDNGAHLYRIDVENYAHRFTYPAPGKTTGEIHDRKIEETGDPVITVGYGPDFAVLRSDGVRLDIPNMVSELEAEVPGGGVSGGGHLVVGSIKFVKGKREEVIDALVEKMEDAELDEALSSAAPIDD, from the coding sequence ATGACACGTGAGTCCGCCGGGGAACCCGGCGCAGACGACGGGGATTCCGTCGTCTACGATCTCGCTGCCGAGTGTACCGCAGAGGACGTCGAGCAGGACCGCCCCTATCTCGCAGAAATCAACGGCATCGTCGATTACGGCGTTTTCGTCGATCTCTCCGACTCCGTCTCCGGGCTCGTCCACGAATCGGTGCTCGAGGGAACCTACGCCGTCGGCGACGAACTCGTCGTCGAACTCGAGAGCGTCCGCGACAACGGCGACATGGCGTTCGAACCCGTCGACCTCGAGGAGTACACCGTCGAGACCGTCGCCCACGATTACTCCCTGACCGGCACCGACCGCCTCGAGCCCAACATCGGCGACCAGATCCACCTCGAGGGCGAGGTCGTCCAGGTCAAACAGACGGCCGGCCCGACCATCTTCCACGTCGCCGACGAGTACGGCGTCGTTCCCTGTGCCGCGTTCGAGGAAGCCGGCGTCCGCGCCTACCCCGCCGTCGAGGTCAGCGACGTCGTCCGCGTCACCGGCACGCCCGAGCGCCGCGAGGGATCGGTCCAGATCGAGGTCGACGGGCTCTCGAACCTCGAGGGCGACGACGCCGACGAGGCCCGCGAGCGCCTCGAGGAAGCCCTCGAGTCCCGCGCCGAGCCCCACGACGTCGAGCCGCTGATCGACTGGCCCGCCTTCGAGAAACTGCGACCCAACCTGCAGGAGGTCGCCAAACTGCTCCGCCGGACCGTCCTCGAGGGGCGACCGATCCGGGTTCGCCACCACGCCGACGGCGACGGCATGTGCGCCGCCGTTCCCGTCCAGATCGCCCTCCAGCGGTTCATCGCCGACGTCCACGAGGACGAGGACGCGCCGCGTCACCTCATCAAGCGCCTCCCCGCGAAGGCGCCGTTCTACGAGATGGAGGACGCCACGCGCGATCTGAACTTCGCGCTCGAGGATCGGGAGAAACACGGCCAGCAACTCCCGCTCCTGCTCATGCTGGACAACGGTTCGACGGCCGAGGACGTTCCGGCCTACGAGACGCTGGCCCACTACGATATCCCGATCGCGGTCGTCGACCACCACCACCCCGACCCTGACGCGGTCGAGGACTTACTCGACGCCCACGTCAACCCCTACCTCCACGAGGAGGACTACCGGATTACGACGGGAATGCTCTGCGTCGAACTCGCGCGGATGATCTATCCCGACCTCGGCGACGAACTCCGCCACGTCCCCGCCGTCGCCGGCCTCTCGGATCGCTCGAAGGCCGACGCGATGGACGACTACCTCGAACTCGCCGCCGAGGAGGGGTACGACGAGGACCGCCTGCAGAATCTCAGCGAGGCGCTGGACTACGCGGCCTTCTGGCTGCGCTACAACTCCGGCGATCAGCTGATTCAGGACCTGCTCCAGATCGATTCGGACGACGAGGCGCGCCACCGCGAACTCGTCGAGTTCCTCGCCGACCGCGCCCGCGCGGACGTCGACGAACAACTCGACGCGGCGATACCCCACCTCGAGCACGAGGATCTGGACAACGGCGCCCACCTCTACCGGATCGACGTCGAGAACTACGCCCACCGATTCACCTACCCCGCACCGGGCAAGACCACCGGCGAGATCCACGACCGCAAGATCGAGGAGACCGGCGATCCGGTCATCACGGTCGGCTACGGCCCGGACTTCGCCGTCCTGCGCTCCGACGGCGTTCGACTCGACATCCCGAACATGGTCTCGGAACTCGAGGCCGAGGTCCCCGGCGGCGGCGTCTCCGGCGGCGGCCACCTCGTCGTCGGCTCGATCAAGTTCGTCAAGGGCAAACGCGAGGAAGTGATCGACGCGCTCGTCGAGAAGATGGAGGACGCGGAACTCGACGAGGCGCTCTCGAGCGCGGCGCCGATCGACGATTAA
- a CDS encoding response regulator, whose protein sequence is MIDRSKSAEVADVLLVEPSDELARLTRDGLSDGGGKTTVHAVSDGDEALAFLERREPYADAPTPCLVVLRAELPAPGPDGLEVLESMADRTELVRIPVIVTADTPADDLVREAYDLGANAVVPTPGDPDTYLETVEKTSRFWIATARLPNRIDRL, encoded by the coding sequence ATGATCGATCGAAGCAAATCCGCAGAGGTGGCGGACGTGCTACTCGTCGAACCGTCCGACGAACTCGCCCGTCTCACGCGAGACGGGCTCTCCGACGGCGGTGGGAAAACGACCGTCCACGCCGTGTCGGACGGCGACGAGGCCCTCGCGTTCCTCGAGCGCCGGGAGCCGTACGCCGACGCGCCGACGCCCTGTCTCGTGGTGCTCCGGGCGGAGCTTCCCGCCCCAGGGCCGGACGGTCTCGAGGTACTCGAGTCGATGGCCGACCGAACGGAACTGGTGCGAATCCCCGTCATCGTGACCGCCGATACGCCCGCCGACGACCTCGTCCGCGAGGCCTACGATCTGGGCGCCAACGCGGTCGTCCCGACGCCCGGCGACCCCGACACGTACCTCGAGACGGTCGAGAAAACGAGCCGGTTCTGGATCGCCACGGCGCGGCTCCCGAACCGAATCGATCGCCTCTGA